From a single Gemmatimonadaceae bacterium genomic region:
- a CDS encoding zinc-dependent metalloprotease encodes MITAEAKTERGLFITHRVGDKLFFEIPTHQLDKDLLIVGRFARAAAPEPQGRAGAGGGGFGDYGGDEFMERTLRWDRVGDHIVLRSPSFNITADSTQSVYRSVESSNFAPIIAMFPIETWGPDSAPVIDVTRLFTTSIPEIAAIRGTIDATRSYVERVVAFPDNVEIQAAQTGVPAPAGGRGAAPAGGRGGAQMAQSVLAHWSMIKLPDDPMPVRYADQRMGFFTTRTVDFGSPQQVAVPRAFITRWRLECSDRMDGNLCYPKQPIVYYVDPGTPDKWKPWIKKAIESWQPAFEAAGFKDAIIAKDPPANDPSWSMEDIRHTVIRWLPSTIENSVGPHVSDPRTGEILNGSPRIFHNLIELMQYWYFSQAAQVDPRARQIPMPDSLMGRLLEFGVAHEIGHTIGLQHDQVGSSEYPPDSVRSPTWVEKMGSSPSIMDYSRFNYVAQPEDHIPLWTLVPRIGPWDKYTIGWGYRPIPGATTPQEERPTLEKWIAVQDTVPWLRFSVNNEFGQFGTQSEAVADADPTWATGLGFRNIARVMNYVASAGTRPMDDNTLLQNLYDRVVGQWTTEAAHTTNVIGGGTVWYKSGSQPGPVYVALPRAKQAAAVHFLNDSVFKTPQYLIRPDIAARIEPEGMVARIGNAQNRVLTSLLNDGRMNRLLEMQALAKQPADAYPLPNFLDDVRRGIWSELSAAHPVIDIYRRTLQNNYLTLIGRKLNPPVEAAAGGGRGGFAGFGAEPLSDDAKSELRGELAALQADIRKAIPQTVDRETLWHLQGADHTIGDILNPKK; translated from the coding sequence GTGATCACCGCCGAAGCCAAGACGGAGCGCGGCCTGTTCATCACGCATCGCGTGGGCGACAAGCTGTTCTTTGAAATTCCGACGCACCAACTGGACAAGGACCTGCTCATCGTCGGCCGCTTTGCCCGCGCGGCCGCGCCCGAGCCGCAGGGTCGCGCCGGCGCCGGCGGCGGCGGGTTCGGCGACTACGGCGGCGATGAATTCATGGAACGCACGCTGCGCTGGGACCGCGTGGGCGACCACATCGTGCTGCGCTCGCCCTCGTTCAACATCACGGCCGACAGCACCCAGTCGGTGTACCGGTCGGTGGAGTCGTCCAACTTCGCGCCGATCATCGCGATGTTCCCGATCGAGACCTGGGGGCCGGACAGCGCTCCCGTGATCGACGTGACGCGGCTGTTCACGACGAGCATCCCGGAGATCGCCGCCATCCGCGGCACGATCGACGCCACCCGCTCGTACGTCGAGCGCGTGGTGGCGTTCCCCGACAACGTCGAGATCCAGGCGGCGCAGACCGGCGTGCCCGCGCCCGCGGGCGGGCGCGGCGCGGCGCCGGCGGGCGGCCGTGGCGGCGCCCAGATGGCGCAGAGCGTGCTCGCCCACTGGAGCATGATCAAGCTGCCCGACGATCCGATGCCGGTGCGGTATGCCGACCAGCGCATGGGATTCTTCACCACGCGCACGGTGGACTTTGGCAGCCCGCAGCAGGTGGCCGTGCCCCGCGCGTTCATCACGCGGTGGCGGCTGGAGTGCTCCGATCGGATGGATGGCAATCTCTGCTATCCCAAGCAGCCGATCGTCTACTACGTGGATCCGGGCACGCCCGACAAATGGAAGCCGTGGATCAAGAAGGCGATCGAGAGCTGGCAGCCCGCGTTCGAGGCCGCCGGGTTCAAGGACGCGATCATCGCCAAGGATCCGCCCGCCAACGATCCGAGCTGGTCCATGGAGGACATCCGCCACACCGTGATCCGGTGGCTGCCGTCCACGATCGAGAATTCGGTGGGGCCGCACGTGAGCGATCCGCGCACCGGCGAGATCCTCAATGGCTCGCCGCGCATCTTCCACAACCTGATCGAGCTCATGCAGTACTGGTACTTCTCCCAGGCGGCGCAGGTCGATCCCCGCGCCCGCCAGATCCCGATGCCCGACTCGCTGATGGGACGGCTGCTCGAATTCGGCGTCGCCCACGAGATCGGCCACACGATCGGCCTGCAGCACGACCAGGTCGGCAGCTCCGAGTATCCGCCCGACAGCGTACGGAGCCCGACGTGGGTGGAGAAGATGGGCTCGAGCCCGAGCATCATGGACTATTCGCGGTTCAACTACGTGGCGCAGCCCGAGGATCACATCCCACTCTGGACGCTCGTGCCGCGCATCGGCCCCTGGGACAAGTACACGATCGGCTGGGGCTATCGCCCCATCCCCGGCGCCACCACGCCGCAGGAGGAGCGGCCGACGCTCGAGAAGTGGATCGCCGTGCAGGACACGGTCCCCTGGCTGCGCTTCTCCGTGAACAACGAGTTCGGGCAGTTCGGCACGCAGAGTGAAGCCGTGGCCGATGCCGATCCCACCTGGGCCACCGGTCTCGGATTCCGGAACATCGCCCGCGTGATGAACTACGTGGCCAGCGCCGGCACGCGTCCCATGGACGACAACACGTTGCTCCAGAACCTGTACGACCGCGTGGTGGGCCAGTGGACCACGGAGGCGGCGCACACCACCAACGTGATCGGGGGCGGCACCGTCTGGTACAAGTCGGGCAGCCAGCCCGGCCCGGTGTACGTGGCGCTTCCGCGCGCCAAGCAGGCGGCGGCGGTGCACTTCCTGAACGACAGCGTGTTCAAGACCCCGCAGTATCTGATCCGCCCGGACATCGCCGCCCGCATCGAGCCCGAAGGCATGGTGGCCCGCATCGGCAACGCGCAGAACCGGGTGCTCACGTCGCTGCTCAACGACGGACGGATGAACCGGCTGCTGGAGATGCAGGCGCTGGCCAAGCAACCGGCCGATGCCTATCCGCTCCCGAACTTCCTCGACGACGTGCGTCGCGGCATCTGGAGCGAACTCTCCGCGGCGCATCCCGTGATCGACATCTACCGGCGCACGCTGCAGAACAATTATCTCACGCTGATCGGCCGCAAGCTCAACCCGCCGGTCGAAGCGGCGGCGGGCGGCGGGCGCGGCGGGTTTGCCGGCTTCGGCGCCGAACCGTTGTCCGACGACGCCAAGTCGGAGTTGCGCGGCGAACTGGCCGCGCTGCAGGCCGACATCCGGAAGGCCATTCCCCAGACGGTGGATCGCGAGACGCTCTGGCACCTGCAGGGCGCGGATCACACCATCGGCGACATCCTCAACCCCAAGAAGTAG
- a CDS encoding rhomboid family intramembrane serine protease, with the protein MTPWVRRLLAANFVVFFVQLTVPSVTDAFAFVPSLILVRPWTVVTYMFLHGGWMHIIFNMIALFFFGPRVEQRLGSNRFISLYFLSGISGALLSSALAPSAAIIGASAAVFGVMLAFARYWPRDLIYIWGVIPIQARWLVIIATMFSLYSGLQGSRGGVADFAHLGGFAGAFLYLWWLDKRRGTNRFRAQAVPRVPTARVLNWHKVDPSTIHEINRDEVNRILDKISASGIASLTVDERVFLSNFVPPDDRVPPVS; encoded by the coding sequence GTGACCCCATGGGTCCGGCGGCTGCTCGCCGCCAACTTCGTGGTTTTCTTCGTGCAGCTCACCGTGCCCTCGGTGACGGACGCGTTCGCCTTCGTCCCGTCGCTGATCCTCGTGCGCCCGTGGACCGTCGTCACGTACATGTTCCTGCACGGCGGCTGGATGCACATCATCTTCAACATGATCGCGCTGTTCTTCTTCGGGCCGCGCGTGGAACAGCGGCTGGGGTCGAACCGGTTCATCTCGCTCTACTTCCTGAGCGGCATCTCGGGCGCGCTGCTGTCGTCGGCGCTCGCGCCGTCGGCGGCGATCATCGGCGCGTCGGCGGCGGTGTTCGGCGTCATGCTGGCGTTCGCGCGCTACTGGCCGCGCGACCTCATCTACATCTGGGGCGTGATCCCCATCCAGGCGCGATGGCTGGTGATCATCGCCACCATGTTCTCGCTGTACAGCGGGCTGCAGGGCTCGCGCGGCGGGGTGGCGGACTTCGCGCACCTGGGCGGCTTCGCCGGCGCGTTCCTGTATCTCTGGTGGCTCGACAAGCGGCGCGGCACCAACCGCTTCCGCGCCCAGGCCGTGCCGCGCGTGCCCACCGCCCGCGTGCTCAACTGGCACAAGGTGGATCCGTCGACCATCCACGAGATCAATCGCGACGAGGTGAACCGGATCCTCGACAAGATCAGCGCGTCGGGCATCGCGAGTCTCACCGTCGACGAGCGCGTGTTCCTGTCGAACTTCGTGCCGCCCGACGACCGGGTGCCCCCAGTGTCGTGA
- a CDS encoding HoxN/HupN/NixA family nickel/cobalt transporter, translated as MSVPPHAIAPEHPSDLRRRVIALYAGLLAANLGAWGWALVAFRHYPLLLGTALLAYGLGLRHAIDADHIAAIDNVTRKLMHEGKRPVAIGLFFSLGHSTVVVLASVAIAATAMALSTRVESFHTVGAMIGTIVSAVFLLVIAIMNLFILVAIYRTFHRVRRGGAYVEEDLNALMAGNGFLARIFRPLFAMIRESWHMYPLGLLFGLGFDTATEIGLLGISAAGAARGMSIWTILVFPMLFTAGMSLVDTTDSVLMLGAYGWAFARPMRKLYYNMTITFVSVIVALLVGGIEALGLVGDKWQLQGWFWRAVARLNGNFGSIGYLIIGVFVASWIASAAVYRLKGYDRHEAPTLLE; from the coding sequence ATGTCCGTCCCCCCGCACGCCATCGCGCCAGAGCATCCGTCCGATCTGCGCCGCCGCGTGATCGCGCTGTACGCGGGGCTGCTGGCGGCCAATCTGGGCGCGTGGGGCTGGGCGCTGGTGGCGTTCCGCCACTATCCGCTCCTCCTGGGCACGGCGCTCCTCGCCTACGGGCTGGGGCTGCGGCACGCCATCGACGCCGACCACATCGCGGCCATCGACAACGTCACGCGCAAGCTGATGCACGAGGGCAAGCGCCCGGTGGCGATCGGCCTCTTCTTCTCGCTCGGCCATTCCACGGTCGTCGTGCTCGCCTCGGTGGCCATCGCCGCCACGGCGATGGCGTTGAGCACGCGGGTCGAGTCGTTCCACACCGTGGGCGCGATGATCGGGACGATCGTCTCGGCGGTATTCCTGCTCGTGATCGCGATCATGAACCTGTTCATCCTCGTCGCGATCTACCGCACCTTCCACCGCGTGCGGCGCGGCGGCGCGTACGTGGAGGAGGATCTGAACGCGCTCATGGCCGGCAACGGGTTCCTGGCGCGGATCTTCCGTCCGCTGTTCGCGATGATTCGCGAGAGCTGGCACATGTACCCGCTCGGGCTGCTGTTCGGCCTCGGGTTCGACACCGCCACCGAGATCGGCCTGCTCGGGATCTCGGCCGCCGGGGCCGCCCGGGGGATGTCCATCTGGACCATCCTCGTGTTCCCGATGCTGTTCACCGCCGGGATGTCGCTGGTGGACACCACCGACAGCGTGCTGATGCTGGGGGCCTACGGATGGGCGTTCGCGCGGCCCATGCGCAAGCTCTACTACAACATGACGATCACCTTCGTGTCGGTGATCGTGGCGTTGCTCGTGGGTGGCATCGAGGCGTTGGGCCTGGTGGGCGACAAGTGGCAGCTCCAGGGCTGGTTCTGGCGCGCCGTGGCGCGCCTCAACGGCAACTTCGGGAGCATCGGCTACCTGATCATCGGCGTGTTCGTGGCCAGCTGGATCGCATCGGCGGCGGTGTACCGGCTCAAAGGCTACGACCGGCACGAGGCGCCGACGCTGCTGGAGTAG
- a CDS encoding S9 family peptidase → MMLTSRLAGSRTAAGRFTLALAAVLTAVGAASAAAQIPAPVDSALHTLFASGTYASDRFGPARWADGGNSYLTLEPSPDAGGYDLVEYDAATGARTVKVPARELVPAGRREPLIPQDYSFSADGKRLLIFTNTRRVWRENTRGDYWVLDLGTHALHQVGGAKVPESRLMFAKFSPDGSRVAYVLYGDLYVQPSDGGPITRLTRDASHTLVNGMSDWVYEEEFSLRDGFRWSPDGRDIAFWQFDMAGIRDFLLLDETDSLYPFTVPVQYPKAGTTNSAVRVGVVPAAGGKVTWVRLAGNPRDNYIPWMEWAGSDQVMLQYMNRAQNRDQVILADARTGAPHPVFTETDSAWVDLVDDVPWMNGGRSFLWVSERDGWRHVYDVSRDGRVVRLLTPGAYDVERVAAVDQADGWLYVIASPENATQRYLYRVSLRDPGPPQRVTPAGEPGTHAYDFSPNAHWAFHVYSTFDTPPVTDLVRFPRYATVRTLVANDRLRAAAARAIRHPAEFFQVTVSDGATLDGYMIRPSDFDPSKHYPILVNVYGEPAAQTVLDRWSGSGMLWHQMLADQGYLVVSFDNRGTPAPKGRAWRKVIYGSIGPLSSREQADAVRAFARSRPYADSTHVAIWGWSGGGSSTLNAMFRYPDVYRLGMAVAPVADQRLYDTIYQERYMGTPEQNPEGYRTGSPINFAAGLEGKLLIVHGTGDDNVHWQGTARLINRLVALDKQFDLMIYPNRTHCICEGAGTTLQLYSTLTRYLLTNMPPAR, encoded by the coding sequence ATGATGCTCACCTCACGCCTTGCCGGCTCGAGGACCGCGGCCGGCCGGTTCACGCTCGCGCTGGCCGCCGTGCTCACGGCGGTGGGTGCCGCGAGCGCCGCCGCCCAGATTCCCGCACCCGTCGATTCGGCGCTGCACACCCTCTTCGCCTCGGGCACGTACGCCAGCGACCGCTTCGGTCCGGCGCGCTGGGCCGACGGCGGGAACAGCTACCTCACGCTCGAACCGTCGCCCGACGCGGGCGGCTACGATCTGGTCGAGTACGACGCCGCGACCGGGGCGCGCACGGTGAAGGTGCCGGCGCGGGAGCTCGTGCCCGCGGGGCGCCGCGAGCCGCTCATCCCGCAGGACTATTCCTTCTCGGCCGACGGCAAGCGACTGCTCATCTTCACGAACACGCGGCGCGTGTGGCGGGAGAACACCCGCGGCGACTACTGGGTGCTCGACCTCGGCACGCACGCGCTGCACCAGGTGGGCGGCGCCAAGGTGCCGGAGTCGCGATTGATGTTCGCCAAGTTCTCGCCCGACGGCTCGCGGGTGGCGTACGTGCTGTACGGCGACCTGTACGTGCAGCCGTCCGATGGCGGCCCGATCACGCGCCTCACGCGCGATGCGTCGCACACGCTCGTCAATGGGATGAGCGACTGGGTGTACGAGGAGGAGTTCAGCCTGCGAGACGGCTTCCGCTGGTCGCCCGACGGCCGCGACATCGCGTTCTGGCAGTTCGACATGGCCGGCATTCGCGACTTCCTGCTCCTCGACGAGACCGACTCGCTGTATCCGTTCACGGTGCCCGTGCAGTATCCCAAAGCCGGAACCACCAACTCGGCGGTGCGGGTGGGCGTGGTGCCGGCCGCGGGCGGCAAGGTCACGTGGGTGCGCCTCGCGGGGAATCCGCGCGACAACTACATCCCGTGGATGGAGTGGGCGGGCTCCGATCAGGTGATGTTGCAGTACATGAATCGCGCCCAGAACCGCGATCAGGTGATCCTCGCCGACGCCCGCACCGGCGCGCCGCATCCGGTGTTCACGGAGACGGACAGCGCCTGGGTGGACCTCGTGGACGACGTGCCGTGGATGAACGGCGGCCGGTCGTTCCTCTGGGTGAGCGAGCGCGACGGGTGGCGGCACGTGTACGACGTCTCGCGCGACGGACGCGTGGTGCGGCTGCTCACGCCCGGCGCGTACGACGTGGAGCGCGTGGCCGCGGTGGACCAGGCTGACGGGTGGCTGTACGTGATCGCGTCGCCGGAGAACGCCACGCAGCGCTACCTGTACCGGGTGTCGCTCAGGGATCCCGGGCCGCCGCAGCGCGTGACGCCGGCCGGCGAGCCGGGCACGCACGCGTACGACTTCTCGCCCAACGCGCACTGGGCGTTCCACGTCTATTCGACGTTCGACACGCCGCCGGTGACCGACCTCGTGCGGTTCCCGCGGTACGCCACGGTGCGCACGCTCGTGGCCAACGACCGGTTGCGCGCCGCCGCCGCCCGGGCCATCCGCCACCCGGCGGAGTTCTTCCAGGTGACGGTGAGCGACGGCGCGACGCTGGATGGCTACATGATCCGCCCCAGCGACTTCGACCCGTCCAAGCACTACCCGATCCTCGTGAACGTGTACGGGGAGCCGGCCGCGCAGACGGTGCTCGACCGGTGGAGCGGGAGCGGCATGCTCTGGCACCAGATGCTGGCCGACCAGGGCTACCTCGTGGTGAGCTTCGACAATCGCGGCACGCCGGCCCCCAAGGGCCGGGCCTGGCGCAAGGTGATCTACGGGTCCATCGGACCGCTCTCCAGCCGCGAGCAGGCCGATGCGGTGCGCGCCTTCGCGCGGTCGCGACCGTACGCCGACAGCACGCACGTGGCGATCTGGGGATGGAGCGGCGGCGGGTCGAGCACGCTCAACGCCATGTTCCGCTATCCCGACGTGTACAGGCTGGGCATGGCGGTGGCGCCGGTGGCCGACCAGCGGCTGTACGACACCATCTATCAGGAACGCTACATGGGCACGCCCGAGCAGAACCCCGAGGGGTACCGCACGGGATCGCCGATCAACTTCGCCGCGGGACTCGAGGGCAAGCTCCTGATCGTGCACGGCACCGGCGACGACAACGTACACTGGCAGGGGACGGCGCGGCTCATCAACCGCCTCGTCGCGCTCGACAAGCAGTTCGACCTGATGATCTACCCCAACCGCACGCACTGCATCTGCGAGGGGGCGGGCACCACCCTCCAACTGTATTCCACGCTCACGCGATACCTGTTGACCAACATGCCGCCGGCCCGCTAG